Proteins encoded by one window of Vitis vinifera cultivar Pinot Noir 40024 chromosome 10, ASM3070453v1:
- the LOC100244841 gene encoding E3 ubiquitin-protein ligase AIRP2, whose amino-acid sequence MYIASMRKSFKDSLKVLEADLQHANTLASDFPREYDGACLQMRMSYSPAAHLFLFLVQWTDCHLAGALGLLRILIYKVYVDGTTTMSTHERKASIREFYAVIYPSLLQLERGLTDTEDKKQKAVCMERYRRRDDEEHKQYSDVDIEREEECGICMEMNSKIVLPNCNHAMCLKCYREWRSRSQSCPFCRDSLKRVNSGDLWVFTDSRDIIDMVTVTRENLRRLFMYIDKLPLIIPDSLFDQYDSHLR is encoded by the exons ATGTACATAGCTTCCATGCGAAAATCTTTCAAGGATTCTCTCAAAGTGCTTGAAGCCGATCTTCAGCACGCCAATACTCT GGCGTCGGATTTCCCTAGGGAGTATGATGGTGCCTGCCTTCAGATGAGAATGTCATACAGTCCAGCTGCACACCTGTTTCTTTTCCTAGTGCAATGGACTGACTGCCACCTTGCTGGTGCTCTTGGACTATTAAGGATCCTAATTTACAAG GTTTATGTGGATGGCACAACGACCATGTCCACTCATGAAAGAAAAGCAAGTATTAGAGAGTTTTATG CTGTAATTTATCCCTCTTTACTGCAACTAGAAAGAGGTCTTACCGATACAGAAGATAAGAAGCAAAAGGCAGTGTGCATGGAAAGGTACAGAAGAAGAGATGATGAGGAACATAAGCAATATTCAGACGTGGACATTGAACGAGAAGAAGAGTGTGGTATTTGCATGGAGATGAATAGTAAGATTGTTTTGCCCAATTGCAACCATGCCATGTGCTTGAAATGCTACCGAGAATG GCGATCGAGATCACAGTCGTGCCCCTTCTGTCGTGACAGTCTTAAGAGAGTGAATTCTGGTGATCTCTGGGTATTCACAGACAGCAGGGACATAATTGACATGGTTACAGTCACTAGGGAGAATCTCAGAAGGCTTTTCATGTACATAGACAAGTTGCCTCTGATCATTCCTGATTCCCTTTTTGACCAGTATGATTCTCATCTAAGATAG
- the LOC100854247 gene encoding sphingolipid delta(4)-desaturase DES1-like, translated as MGGEEREEGVMANDFFWSYTDEPHASRRRQILSQYPQIKDLFGPDPFAFLKVAGVVLLQLGTATVLHDAGWLKILTVAYFFGSFLNHNLFLAIHELSHNLAFSTPVYNRWLGIFANLPIGVPMSVTFQKYHLEHHRYQGVDGMDMDVPSQIEALLVRNALTKSIWVTFQLFFYALRPLFLNPKPPGVWEFFNLIVQLALDAAMVYFWGWKSFAYLILSTFVGGGMHPMAGHFISEHYVFNPEQETYSYYGPLNLLTWSVGYHNEHHDFPRIPGNKLYRVKEIAPEYYEDLESYKSWSQVIYMYIMDCTIGPFSRMKRKPSTTSKKTE; from the exons ATGGGAGgggaagagagagaggagggagTGATGGCAAACGACTTCTTCTGGTCGTACACAGACGAGCCTCACGCCTCCCGACGCCGTCAGATACTCTCTCAGTACCCTCAAATCAAAGACCTCTTCGGCCCTGACCCTTTCGCTTTcctcaag GTTGCTGGGGTGGTTTTGCTTCAGCTGGGGACTGCTACTGTCCTCCATGATGCAGGCTGGCTGAAGATATTGACAGTGGCATACTTCTTTGGCTCGTTTCTAAATCATAACCTCTTCTTAGCCATTCATGAGCTGAGTCACAACCTCGCCTTCTCTACTCCAGTCTACAACCGCTGGCTCGGGATTTTTGCTAATCTCCCAATTGGTGTGCCCATGTCTGTCACCTTCCAAAAGTACCACCTTGAGCACCATCGTTATCAGGGAGTGGATGGCATGGACATGGACGTCCCCAGCCAAATTGAAGCCCTGCTCGTGAGAAATGCCCTAACAAAATCAATCTGGGTCACCTTCCAACTCTTCTTCTATGCTCTCCGGCCTCTATTTCTCAATCCGAAGCCCCCTGGTGTATGGGAGTTCTTCAATTTGATTGTCCAGTTGGCCCTCGATGCTGCCATGGTCTATTTCTGGGGTTGGAAGTCATTTGCTTATTTGATCCTTTCCACCTTCGTTGGGGGCGGGATGCACCCAATGGCGGGTCATTTCATCTCTGAACATTATGTCTTCAACCCTGAACAAGAGACATACTCTTACTATGGCCCCCTAAATCTTCTCACATGGAGCGTGGGATACCACAATGAGCACCATGACTTCCCCAGGATCCCAGGGAACAAGCTCTATAGGGTGAAGGAGATTGCACCAGAATACTACGAGGATTTAGAGTCGTATAAATCCTGGAGCCAGGTCATCTACATGTACATTATGGACTGCACAATTGGACCCTTCAGCCGGATGAAGAGAAAGCCATCAACAACTTCCAAGAAAACGGAATAG
- the LOC100854362 gene encoding tetraspanin-19 produces the protein MARLVKSFLQSMLKLVNLVMGMVGVTIILYGLWMMRVWQRDMQGTSSDSFEPPHFPWFIWASIITGISFCVITSIGHIAADTVNGHCLSCYMVILVSLLLLETALAADIFLNSDWEKDLPEDPTGRFDDFKDFVNSNIEMFQWIGLLIVLAQGISILLAMVLRTTERGQASNYDSDDAYTTARNPLLNGPVQPLPYVANDAWTVGHDSMKK, from the exons ATGGCAAGACTTGTAAAGAGTTTCCTGCAATCCATGTTGAAATTGGTGAATTTGGTTATGGGAATGGTTGGAGTGACCATAATTCTGTATGGCTTGTGGATGATGAGAGTTTGGCAGAGGGACATGCAGGGGACCTCCTCTGATAGTTTTGAACCACCCCATTTTCCATG GTTTATATGGGCTTCTATCATCACTGGCATCAGTTTTTGTGTGATAACATCCATAGGTCACATTGCTGCAGACACTGTAAATGGTCATTGCCTCTCTTGT TATATGGTGATTCTCGTTTCGCTTCTCCTGCTGGAAACAGCGCTTGCAGCAGATATATTCCTAAATTCAGATTGGGAGAAG GACTTACCCGAGGATCCAACAGGGAGGTTTGATGATTTCAAAGATTTTGTGAACTCAAATATTGAGATGTTCCAATGGATAGGCTTGCTGATTGTTTTAGCACAG GGCATTTCCATCTTACTGGCCATGGTGCTAAGAACTACTGAGCGAGGACAAGCATCCAACTATGACAGTGATGATGCCTACACAACAGCCAGGAACCCCCTATTGAACGGGCCTGTTCAGCCACTTCCTTATGTTGCTAATGATGCCTGGACCGTGGGTCATGATAGT ATGAAAAAGTGA
- the LOC100258601 gene encoding general transcription and DNA repair factor IIH subunit TFB2 translates to MPQVKIIAKNFMDMVASLPAMKLDALYHNTFICEAILRSLPPLAKKYILQMLYIDVPVTAKAMEEWVLADGFSKHRVAIDRLIQLRVFTETSDRKKETSYRLNPTFQTNLQKHLIYGGVLPREPMPSNITVRLPSLDDLEAYALGQWECFLLQLISSTQTEKLTNFSSSMMKVFQRGLLTQREKEAPRLTESGFQFLLMDTNAQLWYIMREYISNSEERGVDPADLISFLLELSFHVTGEAYNINTLTEFQRNTIKDLVDLGLVKLQQGRKESWFIPTKLATNLSMSLSDTSSRKQGFVVVETNFRLYAYSSSKLHCEILRLFSRVEYQLPNLIVGAITKESLYNAFENGITAEQIISFLQQNAHPRVAERTPAVPENVTDQIRLWETDLNRVETMPSHLYDEFPSRDVFEAACDFAREYGGLLWEDSKKMRLVVKAEIHLHMREYLRRPK, encoded by the exons ATGCCGCAGGTGAAAATAATCGCCAAGAATTTTATGGACATGGTGGCATCTTTGCCTGCCATGAAGCTCGACGCCCTCTACCACAATACTTTCATTTGCGAAGCCATTCTCAG GTCTTTGCCACCTCTAGCCAAGAAGTATATATTACAAATGTTATACATTGATGTTCCGGTAACAGCCAAGGCAATGGAGGAGTGGGTGCTGGCAGATGGGTTTTCTAAGCATAGAGTAGCCATTGATCGATTGATCCAGTTAAGAGTATTTACTGAAACTTCGGACAG GAAAAAGGAAACCTCTTATAGATTAAATCCAACGTTTCAGACAAATCTTCAAAAGCATTTGATATATGG CGGGGTTTTACCAAGGGAACCAATGCCTTCAAATATCACTGTGAGGCTCCCAAGCTTGGATGATCTAGAAGCCTATGCCCTTGGACAATGGGAG TGTTTCTTGCTGCAACTTATAAGCTCCACTCAAACTGAAAAACTCACGAATTTCAGCTCTTCTATGATGAAAGTTTTCCAGCGTGGTCTTCTGACTCAAAG AGAAAAAGAAGCTCCACGGTTAACTGAGAGTGGTTTCCAGTTCTTG CTTATGGATACAAATGCACAACTTTGGTACATCATGAGGGAATATATCTCTAATTCTGAG GAGCGGGGTGTGGACCCAGCAGATTTGATTTCATTTCTGCTAGAGCTCAGTTTTCATGTTACAGGAGAg GCATATAATATAAACACATTGACTGAGTTCCAGAGAAATACAATCAAGGACCTGGTAGACTTGGGATTGGTCAAACTTCAGCAG GGCAGAAAAGAGAGTTGGTTTATTCCTACTAAATTAGCTACCAATCTGTCAATGAGCTTATCAGATACATCATCGCGGAAACAG GGATTTGTGGTTGTGGAAACAAACTTTAGGTTGTATGCTTATTCATCATCTAAGTTGCATTGTGAGATTTTACGGCTGTTCTCAAG GGTAGAGTATCAACTTCCAAATCTTATAGTTGGTGCAATAACCAAAGAAAGCTTGTATAATGCTTTTGAAAATGGCATTACGGCAGAGCAG ataatttcttttcttcagcAAAATGCACATCCCCGTGTTGCAGAAAGAACACCAGCTGTCCCTGAAAATGTCACAGATCAG ATTAGGCTGTGGGAGACAGATCTGAACAGGGTTGAGACGATGCCTTCACATCTTTATGATGAATTCCCTTCTAGG GATGTCTTTGAGGCAGCTTGTGATTTTGCGAGGGAATACGGTGGGCTGTTATGGGAGGATTCAAAAAAGATGCGTCTGGTAGTGAAGGCAGAGATACATTTGCATATGCGTGAGTATCTTCGCCGCCCAAAGTAG
- the LOC100243438 gene encoding uncharacterized protein LOC100243438 isoform X1, with product MIPDQWTSPCGNQCTKKYAAMQIAWRVFCKKGCYADGETWEECLEECNEICYKDPVFKDQQWSAYIDRSPGSPSHSKECFNACVSGCGFKFEISPEEVAKVRSKRLPEPLTVQEPPPSTPMPMPTPTDGPCATTEDVPCTSA from the exons ATGATTCCAGACCAATGGACGTCTCCTTGCGGAAATCAGTGCACCAAGAAATACGCAGCTATGCAGATTGCAT GGAGAGTATTTTGCAAAAAAGGGTGCTATGCTGATGGAGAGACATGGGAGGAAT GCTTGGAGGAGTGCAATGAGATATGCTATAAGGACCCCGTATTCAAGGACCAGCAGTGGAGTGCTTACATTGATCGTTCTCCTGGATCTCCCTCTCACTCCAAG GAATGCTTTAATGCTTGTGTATCTGGCTGTGGTTTCAAG TTTGAAATTAGCCCAGAGGAAGTTGCTAAAGTTCGGTCAAAGAGGTTACCTGAGCCTCTCACTGTTCAAGAACCACCACCGTCGACACCAATGCCAATGCCAACACCAACTGACGGACCCTGTGCAACAACCGAAGATGTACCTTGCACATCTGCATAG
- the LOC100243438 gene encoding uncharacterized protein LOC100243438 isoform X2: MIPDQWTSPCGNQCTKKYAAMQIAWRVFCKKGCYADGETWEECLEECNEICYKDPVFKDQQWSAYIDRSPGSPSHSKECFNACVSGCGFKSSAFW; this comes from the exons ATGATTCCAGACCAATGGACGTCTCCTTGCGGAAATCAGTGCACCAAGAAATACGCAGCTATGCAGATTGCAT GGAGAGTATTTTGCAAAAAAGGGTGCTATGCTGATGGAGAGACATGGGAGGAAT GCTTGGAGGAGTGCAATGAGATATGCTATAAGGACCCCGTATTCAAGGACCAGCAGTGGAGTGCTTACATTGATCGTTCTCCTGGATCTCCCTCTCACTCCAAG GAATGCTTTAATGCTTGTGTATCTGGCTGTGGTTTCAAG AGCTCTGCCTTTTGGTga